CGCGCCTGCCTCTGTGTTTGGAGGCCCGGTGTCCTCGCCGGGCGTCCCGTGCATGAAATAGGCGGGTTAGGCTGTCCGCAGCCCAAGCATCCGCCAATTGCGAGTTCCTGTTCCGATAGAGGTCATGGCAGTTGCCATTCAAAGTCAGAAATGAAGTTGTGGCCGCACCGCCCTCATACCATGAGAGCTTGGGTTTGCCCGAATACGCCCAGTGTCATCGCTCAAGCGGAAGGCGGGAAAACCCAGAGGGCCGGGCGGCCGACGTTGCAATGCACGGCGCGGCCCAAAAACGTCAGCGTTGCCCACGAGTAGTAGAGGTTGCTGCGCGCGAGAGGGCCAGGAATGAGTCCTGGCCGCGGCTTCTCAAACTGCCGCAGCCGCGACGCCGCTGACGGAATTGGGTAGAAAATGGTCTGCACGGCGGAGCTCGCACTGCCGTCCTCGCCGACCAAGCCGGGAAAGCGATTAATCCAACGACGCGGGTCGCAGCCGGAATCGGCGGCGGCGCGGTCGGCGCCGAACACGGCATTGCGACTGAGCGCCGGCAGTAGCAGCAGCCCGCCAAAGGCCCAAAGCGTCATCCAACAGGCGTGGCCGAACAACGCCTCGATGGTTGTACGCTCGGCCAACTTGAGGGAAAGTGAGCCGACCAAACCGCCGATGAGATTCCACCCAAGGATCAGAGCCAAAGAGCGGAAGGGCAGCCCGGTTTGCAGCTGCCACTCGCGCCGACTCGATTCCGCAGCCAGTTCCTCCTTCGGCAATGCAGCCAGCCAACTCGCAGGCAGCATACTCTGGGCGCGGTGACCCAAGCCCACGATCCCCCCGGTGAACGCCGGGTCCTGTGCGCTTGCCTTAAGAATGGTTCCGGCACGATGCGGAATTTCCTGCGTCGACACGCCGGCCACGGCGTGGAGGAGATGTCGTCGGCCGAGGGCCAGCCCCACCGTCGCCAGCAGGATGGATGGACCGAACCCGCCGGTCAGCCGATGACTGGCGTGGCTCAGAATTCCTACCCCAGCCAATACCAGCGTGTGAACCAGCGCGCCGCGCGACCAGGAACGGAGAAAGGTCGTCAGCGAGGGCCGAGGGTTCGGCATCAGCACAGCGCCTCCGATAAGATCGAACATCGCCTGCACCACCAGGGCGCCCACCAAGACAAGACCAAGTCTTCGAACGTCGAAGCCGCTGGTCTCGCCCTTCGACAGCCAGTCAAGCCCGACGGCACTGGCCAACACCCAGAAGCCGACATTGATGATGCCGAGCCACAGCCGGTGCCGAGCCAACCGCAGGAGCTCCGGTGTCATCGGGTCGCCGCCTTCATCCAACCGAACTCCAGTTGGAATGGACCTGACTGCTGATCCGCGATCAAAACACCCAGCGAGGTGATCTCGGCGGCGCTCAGCGGCGGCACGCCGGTCAGCACGCGGCCTCGAAACGTCGGCACGAAGTCTTTGAAAGCCAGCCGGTGCTCTTCCCACTCGCCGCGCTTCGTCATGAACTCGGCCTGATAATTTGGAGCGTTGAAACCAGACTGAGTCCGGACGGTGAACTTGTAGCGCTTTCCATCACCGCGCACGCGAAGCACGAAGGCTTTGCAGCCGCTGAGACTTTCGCGCAACACGGATGAACGCACAGAGGCAAATCCACCGTTGTTCTCCAGCGAGACCACACCGCTGAAAAGCGCGCCGCCGTTGGTCAGGACTTGAAACTGGCTTGTGGAGATCCCGCCCATCACGTCATCGTTCACGACCTGCCAGCCAGGGGAGTTTGTGCCCGCCCGGAAGTCGAACAGGATTCGTTCCGAAGCGGCGTCGGCTTTCATGGTGATGGCCAGGCACGCAGCGAACAACGCGACGGCATCTCGGCATATATTGGCAATTGAAGTCATAGAGCGTTTCTCGTTTCCCTTAAGCAGGCCAAGGAACCTGCGCCGGTGACCTTCCACCTCGCCGAGGATGACCATGCTTTGTTTTCATGATGTAGTAAGTGTAGACGGACAAACGCCAAACTCCAAACCGGTGGGTGCGATTTATCAAGCGGTGACCGCACGCTGGTGGGTCAGAATACCGCCAGACAGGGGTGGGTATTCCGCATCCGATCGAACAGGGCCGGGCTTGCCTGGAGGAGCGTGTCCTTGATTTTGATCCGGACGCCGCCCGCGACCAGAAGCATCAGGGCAAGGCCGCCCGCCGCCGCGCGCCCCATCCAAGGCTGGCTCAGACCAGCCAGAAGACCGGCGGCAGCGCACAACGGCAATCCTCCGATCAGCCTGTGCTGCGAACCAAAGCGGTAGCGGACCCATTCCTGTTTCAGTGGGTTGGAGAGAAAGCACGCCGCGCCGTATCCGAGGAAGGAAACGGCCGAGCCAGGAATGAAAGCAACGTTCAACACGGGCAGGTTCAGAAACCACTTTGGCGGAGCAAACTTCGCTGCCGCAGAACCTCCAGATCACCGTTTCGCCGTCATCCGCGAAGAAGCCGACCGTTGAGGGCCGCGATGATCAGGCAGAGCGCCAGCAGGATCAGCGAGGGCAGCATCTTGAACATCGGATTCTTCACCTGCAGGTGCATGATCAACGCACAGGCCATCAACCCGGCGATGACCAGGGCGCCCAGGATCGCCAGGGGTGCGCGTTGAATCCCCAGCAGCAACAGCAATGAAGAAGTCAGTTTGAGGATTCCCACCAAATCGCGCAGCCACTCCGGCAGCCCATACTGCTTGAACTCGACCATGATGTTGTCGTAGCGCACCACCCAGACGAAGAAGATCGAGGCAGCCACCATTGCTTGCAGGCAGATTGTCAAATCATGCATGCGCGGAGGTTAGGAGGATTTGCTCGGAGAGACCACGATAGAGTTCAAACCGGTTCTTAACATCATGAGGACAGGTTCTGTGAAATCGTATCTTGTGCGGACACGGCCTGGCCACCGGATCGGTTCAGGAGAATCCAAGGAGCAAACAAGCGCCGCGAATGCTCCACGCGGCCGTTCGCCACCAATTGCTCGAAACGAGCCGGCGATGCGTCTCGGCGTCGAATCCGGCGGAAAGCTTTTCGTGGAGGGGAATTTGAACCCGCCAGGTCGCCAGCCAATTGAACGCGAGAGGCACGAAACTCACCATCAGCCAGGGCTCTCGCTGACCGGCCAGAAAAAGGAGCCCGGCCGTGAGGAGTTCCGCTGACATCAGCGGTGCGACAACCCGGGTGATTCGCCGCGTATGTTCGGCGTGGTAGCCGCGAAATGCATCGGTCCCGATTTTTCCGAAAAGCGGATAATGGACGAGCTGCACCGTCCAGATCAATCCAACGAGCGCCCAGGTCGCAGCCGCATGAAGGACGAGTAACGCGTTCATGCCGAAGGGGAACTCCGGCAAAGCGCGGCGTAATCGGGCCGCTCCGCGGCGTTGGAGTGCTTGAACCGCATCACGACGCGCCCATCACGGACGAGGAAGACACCCGGCATCTGCAGGCCGTCGCCCTCAAGTTTTCCGATGCGATGGCCGGAAAAAAATGCCTTGGCCCCGCGCACCCAGACCTTCCATCCGAGAAGTTGCGAAAGCGTTCCTCTTCGCAGGCCAAGCCCCCGGTAGAGGCGCCGCGCGGGGTCGGAAACGGAAGGCACATCTTCGAGACCGTATTCCCTGGCGAACGCCGCCAATGATTCCGGCGTGCCCATGTGAACCAGCGCGATTTTCGTGCCGGCGGCCTCGATTTCGCGGCGGCTGGCCGCGATGTCCGCGAGCGCCTCGCGACAAAAGGTGCAGCCCGCGTGCCGCAAGAACACGACCAGCAAGGGCTGACGTTTGGAGAGGTCCGCCAGGCTCGCACCACCCTCCGTGCGTGCCTCGGCGAGGAGTGTGGATTCATCAGAAACAGATTCTCCATCCCCGGCATGCAGGTGCTGCTCCCACGCGTGCTTCAAAATGAGCGCAAACGGGATCCACCAAATGAGATCATTCGTCACGCAGTTCAGCGCAAAACCCCAGGGCAGCGCTCCGGTCCAGAGCGCTTGCGCCATCCCGAGCGGCCCGAGAACTTTTCCCAGGAAGCCGACCAGCACGACCGGCCAATGCCGTGCCGGGTCGAGTGCGGCGATCGCGTAGCCGATTCCATAGACCCCGACAATCATCCCGATGCATTGCCAGAGCTGCGGGTAATTCGGCAACGGCATCTCGAGCCACCGGAACATGGCTGATGGGAAGAGCACGGCGAATGCGCCCCACAGGACGTTGTACACACCTGCCGCGAGCAGGACGTTGCGCATCCAGCGCGGGGCAGAGCTTCTCAAATGCGCCCCATTCATGAAGGTGAAACGAAGAGTTTCCCCGGCACGGATGCGGGAATCGAACCCAAGGTCCTCCGAAGACGGGATCGACTCCGGCATGCCTGGCTGCAATACTTGACTTCATCCCACACGCGCTCCCATTTCTTGCGCCAGAGGAAAGGGCGTCCGCAGGCAGCGCAGACCTTCTCCGGAAGGTGTTGTTTCTTAACGCCTCTCATGGTTCGGGATGGTCTTTGCGGGGGAGGGATTCGAGGTAGGCATTCCGCGGGGCGGGTTTGACCTCGAGCCCTTCCGTGGCGAGCATGGTGCGGACGCGAACGCTGCTGGCGGCGATGAGTTCGGGGATGAGCGGCGCTTCGGGCAGATTCTTCCAATACCTCTTTGGCATCTCTTGCTGCATCATTTTCACCTTCAGACGCGCGGGATTGAAAATGCTCTTGAAATACGTGCGCCAGAGGTCCTCGAGCGCGTCTTCATTCGGTGCGGCGCTGGGCGGGACGCCGGGGGTAAAATGCAGCCGTTCGCCGTCCCAGTGCGCACATTCGACCGGCGTCAGGATGCTCCAATCCATCCCCGCGAAACGTTTTTCAAAAAACGGCGCGGCCAGTCGCACGATACGATGTTCTGGCTCGAACCAGGCTACGAACTGCTCGCGCCCCGTTGCCTCGTCCTTGCCGGTGAGCCGGAAGCGCACGAAGGCGTGCATCTTGTGAATCGCGCGGCTCACCGCCTGGCGCCACTGTTCGGCGAGGCGCACGTCGGCGTCGGTCGGCACGTTGAGCAGGGCGCGTTCGCCCCCGTGCGTCATGCGCCAGAGCAGGCGATAGAGCAATCCCCAGCGGCGCTCGTCGGTGTGCGCCGCCACGGTGCGAGCGAGCTCCATGAAGGCCGCGGAAACTCGCGGCGTGGGAGAGACCGCCGCGGGCGGCGGCGAGGATTCCGCGGGGAAGAGCGAAGGTTCGTCACTGGCGTCGAACCACAGCACGGCATCGGGCGGCACACGCCGCACCAGCAGCGCGCGGGCTTCTTCCCGCCAGGATTCCAACGTGGGCTTGATGCGCGCGGTGTGCATGGTGCGTCAAAGTTCTCCAGTGAGGACTGATGCGTTGTCGGCGGCGGTCGGCGGCGGCCCGGCGAGGCTCAACTCCATCTGCTGCGGCGGCGGGAGGAATCGCTGACGCAGTGAGTCGCCGTCGAGGTCGAGGTGCGCGGGCGTGTGGTCGGCGGCGATGATGAATGGCAGCACCTTTTTCATGGGCACGCGCAGGCGCAGCAGGTCCACGAGACGCAGGCGGCAGTGACGGCGGGCGGCGAGGATGCGGTCCACATTGCGCGCGCCGAGGCCGGGCACGCGCAGCAGAGTTTCGCGCGGAGCGCGATTGATGTCGGCGGGGAATTGCGCGCGGTTGCGCAAAGCCCACGAGAGCTTTGGATCGAGTGCGAGGTCGAGATGCGGGGCGTCGGGCGTGACGATTTCTCCGACCTTGAAATCGTAAAAGCGCAGCAGCCAATCGGCCTGATAAAGACGGTGTTCGCGCACGAGCGGCGGCGGCTTGATCGGCAAGACTTTGGACGGCTCGGGGATGGGGCTGAAGCCCGAGTAGTAAACGCGGCGGAGTCGGTAGCCGGTATAGAGCGCGTCGGCGCGCTGAAGGATGTCCGCGTCGGTGGATTCATCCGCGCCCACGAGCATCTGCGTGCTTTGGCCCGTGGCAAAAGGCGGGGGCTTTGGCGCTTCAGGTTTTCGTTTGTCGGCAAGACGTTCTTCAATTTTCCCGTGGATATGGCCCATCGCCGCCTGCGTACGGGCGAGATTCTTTTCCGGCGCCAGACGGGTGAGGCCTGCTTGCGTGGGCAACTCGATGTTGATGCTGATGCGGTCGGCGTAGCGTCCCGCGCGTTCGATGAGCGCGGGCGAGGCTTCCGGAATGGTCTTGAGGTGGATGTAGCCGCGAAAGAGATGTTCCTCGCGCAGCTTGCGGGCGACCTCGATGACCAACTCCATCGTGTGGTCGGCGCTCTGGATGATGCCGCTGCTGAGGAACAGGCCCTCGATGTAATTGCGTTTGTAGAAATCGAGCGTGAGTTGCACCACTTCTTCCGGCGTGAAGCGGGCGCGCTGCACGTTGCTGCTGCGGCGGTTGATGCAGTAGTGGCAGTCGTAGAGACAGGCATTGGTGAGCAGCACCTTGAGCAGCGAGATGCAGCGCCCATCCGGCGCGTAGCTGTGGCAAATGCCCGCGCCGCCGGTGCTGCCCACGCCCTGGCTGCCGCGCGAATCTTTCCGCGCGGCGCCGCTGCTGGCGCACGAGGCGTCGTATTTCGCGGCATCAGCGAGGATTTCGAGTTTGCGCTGCAGGTCCATGATCTCTCAATCAGGCAAGGCTCCCCAGGTGGGCAGAACGATGCAACCCTCGGTGGCGTCGCCGAACTCCTCAAACTTTCCTTGAGCGAAACAGATCGCGGCATGGGCGCAGAGCGTGGCGTCGAGGTAGTCAATCGAAGTCGGTTGATCCAGCTCATAGCCGAGTCTCTGGATGAGGTGGCGACGGTCATGCCGCTTGTCTTTGGCGCTGAGCACCTGGCCGCGCAGGGCGCAGGCGATGCCATGGGGGAAGGTTTCGATCAGTCGCATGGGCCGGTTGCGGACCTGCGCTCGAAGAGCCCGCCACAATGATTCCCCATTGAACATCCAGTCGTAGTGCTGCTTCTGGTTGGCGAGGGCTCGCGCGCGGGTCGGCGTGTAGAAGGATTGAATGCCGCGATGCGTTTTCAGGTCGCGCTCCGCCTGGCGAGATCGGCCGGTGGGCGAAACGCGCGGACAAGCCCAGCTACACGGCGCATCAATCGCCACCACCCCGGCGAGAGCGCAGAGAAATCGAACCTCGTTGGGCGTCTCGCGATGAAAACATTTCGCGGAGTTTCCGTCGAGCATCACGATGTGAAACCCCTTCTTCTCCGCCCCGACATCCACGCCTGCGACCCTCATGGTGGCGCCTCCCGAAGCGCGAAGATTTCCACCTCGACGTGCTTGGCTGCGAGCAGCGAGCAGGGTTCGCCCTTCAAATCAAAGCCAGCGAGCCTCGCGGGTTCAGTGCTGAGGGCTTCCGCCTCGGTTGCGGCGTAGCGATAGGGCTCATGATGGACGCGGCCCGTGTAGATTCGGCCCTCGCTGTCGGCGGTGAACAGGGCGTAGCGTTCGAGGAGGAAAAACTCGAGACTGCCAGGAACGGCGATCTGCATGTCGCCGGGTCCGGTCCAGCAATATCGTGCTTCGGGCGAGCCGCGACGCTGGCAGTGGTAGTCAATCACCCCGTGATACCGCCGGGCATTCATGCAGGCGTGAAAATACGGCAAGCGAAAGAACCGCCGGGCGATTTGCACCGCGACGGGCTGGTTGCAGTCCAGCGAGTAAAACCACACACCGGGTCGGCCCTGTTCGTCGTGGACGTACGTGCGCACGTTCAATTCCAGAAACCACGACAACCACGGCAGCGGCGGCAGAAAGGCCGGGCGGATGCGCCCCATGAAAAAGGGGACGATGCCGATGTAAGCGCGGCCTTCGTGGGTATCGCAATGCAAGCCTGCGGGCAAGGTCGCCTGCACGGAAGCAGGATCGACCTGCCAATGAGCGAAGAGCAAATCACTCCAACGCTGATGACCCACGGAACAACCCGCCGGGCGCTGTCGCACCGCTTCGCGCTGCTCGTGGGTCGGCGGGGTCATTTATTCGAGCGCTTGCAGCACGAGGTCCAGATGCTCCGCGGGTTGCACTTTGCGCAGCACGGCTTTCACTTTGCCGTCCGGGCCGATGATGACGGTGCTGCGCTCCGTGCCCATGTATTTCTTGCCATACATGGATTTCTCCACCCACACGCCGTAGGCTTGGACGATTTCCTTCGCCTCATCGCTGATGAGCGGGAAGGGCAGGCTCTGCCTCTTGATGAAGCTGGCGTGGCTCTTGGGCGAGTCCACGCTGACGCCGAAGACGGCGGCTTTCTGCTGGATGCGGCTCCAGCCATCGCGCAGGGCGCAGGCTTGGACGGTGCAGCCGGGGGTGTTGTCCTTGGGATAGAAATAGAGCACCACCGTCTGTCCTTTGAGATCAGTGAGGGAGACGGTCGCGCCTTCTTGGTAGCTGCCCCCGATGACGGGGGCTTTGAAGGCGGGGGCTTTTTTTCCGGTGAGTTCTGTGACGTCTTTCATGGTGGATGGATGTGGTCTGTGTGATTGGATTGCGACGAAATGATCTTCCGCGCCGCAGCCCGGCCCGCGAGCCAGGCGTCTTCGACGCGGGAGGCGGCGAGGGCGTCGCCGGCGAAGGAGCAGCGTTCCGGAAGCGTGGGCGCGGCGTGGGACTGAGCGACGCGCGCGTAGCGCCAACGGTGACCCAGTGCGGCAAGGAGGTTCTCGGAAGCAAGACCCCAGCGTCGTTCCACCATGCTGCGCACGAGACCCGGGTAGTCCGTGGGCGGCGACTCCAGATGCCTGCGGCTGAAGGCTTCGCTCATCTGCGCCACCATGACGGTGCAGCCCGCTCCGATGCGTCCGGCCTTGTGGTTTTCGCAGGCGGACCAGGCAAGGTCTGACGAGTGATCGCTCAAGGCATAAGCCTCGCGGCAAAGGCCGGTGGGTTCGCCGCGATACGCGAGCAGCACCGTGAGGCAGGGGATGTATTCCGCCGGGATCGTCTGGCCAAAGAGGGCGGCGGTCTGCGGCAGCGGCGCGGTGCTGATCACGTGATCGTATTCCGATCGTAACGCGCGGGCATCGGTCACCGTGGTCTCCGTGCGCAGGTTGAGACCTGAGGCCAGGCTGCGCACGACGCGGCTATTCCCCTCGCGATGGTAATAACGGCCCGTATCCGGCAGCGGCGCGCCGTGTTCATCCAGCACCGGCGCGGTGATTCGGCAGAGCGCTTCACCGCAAGCTTGCTGCACGGCGGCAGAGAACTCCGGATGCCGCAAGGTGAAATACTGCGCGCCATGGTCCACGATGTGTCCTTCCCAGCGTTTGGTGGCGCAGCGTCCCCCCCAGCCGCGGGATTTCTCGAGCAGCGTCACCTCGTGCCCTTGGTCTGCGAGCAGGCGGCCGGCGCTGACGCCGGCCATGCCTGCTCCGATGATGGCAATGCGCAGGCTCATGTGGCGGCGGGGATGGCAGCGCGAAGGCGGTCCGCTTGGTCCGTGATTTCGCGGCGTTGGGCGGGGGTGAGGCGCGCGGCGTTGCGGACCTGCATGACGGTGCGCGGGTTCTTGCCGAGCATGGTTTCGTGGCGCAGGAGGAAGTCCCAGTAGAGCGTGGTGAACGGACACGCCTTCGGTCCGGTGCGCTGCGCGGGGTCGTAACGGCAGCCCGCGCAGAAGTTGCTCATGCGCTGAAGGTATTTGCCGCTGGCGATGTAGGGCTTGCTGGCCATGACGCCGCCGTCGGCGTATTGAGACATGCCCAGCGTGTTGGGCAATTCCACCCACTCCACGGCATCCACATAGACGGCCAGATACCATTCATGCACGCGCTGCGGATGAGCCCCCCACAGCAGGGCAAAGAGGCCTGTAACCATGAGCCGCTGGATGTGGTGCGCGTAGCCATAACGCAGCGTCTGGCCGATGGCATCGCGCAAGCACGCCATGTCCGTCTCGCCGGTCCAATAGAATGCCGGCAGCGGATGATGGGCGTTGAGCGCGTTCCGCTCCAGATAGCCGGGCATGTGCAGCCAGTAGATGCCGCGCACGTATTCGCGCCATCCGAGGATTTGCCGGATCAATCCCTCGACGTCGGCGAGGGGTGCACGTCCTTTGCGAAAGGCTTTTTCCGCGGCGGCGATGACGCGACGCGGGTCGAGGAGTTTCAGGTTCATGGCCGCGCTGAGACGCGAGTGATACAGCCACGGCTCGCTGGTCCACATCGCGTCCTGCCAGCGACCGAACTCCGGCAAACGGTGTTTGATGAAGTCTTGCAGCGCCAACTCCGCATCGGCCGTTGTCACTGGCCAATCGAAGTCGTCCAACTTGCCGGGATGCCGGGCGAACCTTTTGTTCACCAAGTCCAGCACTTCGCGCGTGACCGCGTCGGGTTCGAAACGCCTTGGCTGTGGCCGGAGGGTGTCCGGCCCGTTTTTACCGAAGGACTCGCGGTTTTCCGAGTCGAAGTTCCACGCGCCACCTTCCGGTTCATCGCCGTCCATCAACACCCGATGTCGGCGGCGCAGTTCGCGGTAGAAGAACTCCATGCGCAGTTGTTTTCGCCCCCGCGCGTGTTGGGCGAACTCCTCGGTTGAACAAAAGAAGTGCCGGTCGGGGCGGACTTCGAAATCTACGCCCAGCGCACGCGCCGTGCTTTCAAGGCTCGACTGCACGCGCCACTCGCCAGGTTGGACCCAGATCAGGCCTTGCGGGCGGAGGCCGCTGGTCGCGGCGGTCAATTCGCCACACAAGTTGCCGCTGTTCGGGGCGTCCTGGAGTTGGCGGTAGTGAACCGTTACACCCCGGCTGCGGAGCGTATCGCGAAAATGACGCATGGCGCTCAAGAACATCGCGACGCGCGACTTGTGCGACCAGACGCGGGTGCTTTCCTCGGCGACTTCCGCCATCCACACCGCGTCGCACGCCGGGTTGAAACCGTCAAAGGCGGCCGAGTCCTGGTTCAACTGGTCGCCGAGCACCAGCACCAGGTGACGTGGGCGGGTTTGGGGATGAAAGTTCATGCGGGCGGTCGCAAGTCGCACCCATGCGCTTCGCGTGGACGTTCACGGAGCGCTTCGGAAGGGTGGTCACGGATTCCGCACGTATCTGAGCCGCGCCCATCCGCGTTGTCGATGATGATTCGCGCGCCGTGCCTGGAAGTGAAATACGAGTAGGCCGTTTGAATGAGCACGGTGTGCTTGTTGTCGAAGCCGATCAAGAAAAGCAAGTTTTCGAAGAGCGGCGCTCCGGGGGAAAAAGAGAACGGCGGCGGATGAAGGAGCGCATCCTGCCTGTCACCTCAGTGCTACGGATTACCGGCCGACCCTCCTGGACTTCACCCCTTTTGGCTTGCCCCAACCCAGCGATGAATCGCCGGGATGTATTCAGGTAATAAAGTTGGAAACTCAAACCAAAGCTAAGTCGTTGATTTCCAAGTAGCGTCATTATGGCGCAGAGGGAATAAAGTTGGAAACTGAAGGGCAGTCTTGGGCGCAAGAGGAGGGGAGGCCAGATAATAAAGATGGAAACTGAGGCCCAAGCGCTCCGGCATCCGGCGAACCGGCAGGAAGCACAGCACCGTGGGGAGCAGCCGGGATCGGCGGTTGGGTAGATGGAAAGAGTATCGGCTACACCGACGAAAGCAGTCCGATTGAGATCGGGATTCGCTCAAGGCTCCCATCACCGCCATCCAGCGGCAACTGTCGTCGGGGTATTGCCGGTCGCGGGCTATTGTCTTGCTGTTGCCAACGTGCACAAGCAGTCTGAATTAGTTTATCTGCAAGTGGCCGACTTTGAGTCACCATTTCTGAGGTTGCCGGAGAGCGCGTGGCTTTGTTCGAACGAACTGGCCTTCGCGGTCTTTGACGGTTTTCCGGTTTCCGCTGGCCACGCTCTCGTTATCACGAAGCGAGTCGTGGAGACTTGGTTCAACGCCAGCCCTGACGAGCAAAGGGCCGTTATGGAGTTGGTGAACCGGACCAAGGAGATCCTGGATGCTCGGTTGAAGCCTCCCCCGGACGGCTACAATGTCGGATTCAACGCGGGCCGATCCGCGGGCCAGACTGTTCCTCACCTCCACGTTCATGTGATTCCGCGTTACGACGGAGACGTGGCTGATCCGCGAGGAGGGGTCCGTCATGTGATTCCAGGGAAAGCGAATTACCTGAAGAGTTCAGCGAACGCGGAGGGGCCCATCGCACTCCATCTGTCTGCTGGGCACCCGAAGGATCCCATTTGGCCCCGGATCGAACCACGTCTGCAGGGAGCAACCGAGGTCGATATTCTAGCTTCGTTCATTTAACCGTCGGGGCTCGACTTGATCCAGTCTGCGCTCTTTTTGGCGTTGAGAGGTGGGGCTCGGGCGCGGATTCTGGTTGGCGATTACCTGTATATCACCGCCCCGGAGGCCCTGCGACGTCTGCTGCTGTGGATGGACTTGGCGAAAGAGGAATGCACCAGCGGCCACTTCGAGGTCCGTCTCGCCGAGATCAATCTGCTGCAAGCTCACCCGGAGTCGTTCCACCCGAAAGCTTGGCGTATAGCCGATCAAGCGGGCGGCCTCGTGGTTGTTGGGAGCAGCAATATCTCGAAGCCGGCCCTGGAAACCGGAATCGAGTGGAATCTGATCGGGAACATTGCTCCCAAGGAAAGACTCCATGCGGAGGTGCTGGACGCTTTTGCTGCATTGTGGGAGCAGTCCACTCTTCTGACCGACGTAGTTGTTGAGCGATACGCCGA
This DNA window, taken from Verrucomicrobiota bacterium, encodes the following:
- a CDS encoding CIA30 family protein encodes the protein MVILGEVEGHRRRFLGLLKGNEKRSMTSIANICRDAVALFAACLAITMKADAASERILFDFRAGTNSPGWQVVNDDVMGGISTSQFQVLTNGGALFSGVVSLENNGGFASVRSSVLRESLSGCKAFVLRVRGDGKRYKFTVRTQSGFNAPNYQAEFMTKRGEWEEHRLAFKDFVPTFRGRVLTGVPPLSAAEITSLGVLIADQQSGPFQLEFGWMKAATR
- a CDS encoding AhpC/TSA family protein, which gives rise to MPESIPSSEDLGFDSRIRAGETLRFTFMNGAHLRSSAPRWMRNVLLAAGVYNVLWGAFAVLFPSAMFRWLEMPLPNYPQLWQCIGMIVGVYGIGYAIAALDPARHWPVVLVGFLGKVLGPLGMAQALWTGALPWGFALNCVTNDLIWWIPFALILKHAWEQHLHAGDGESVSDESTLLAEARTEGGASLADLSKRQPLLVVFLRHAGCTFCREALADIAASRREIEAAGTKIALVHMGTPESLAAFAREYGLEDVPSVSDPARRLYRGLGLRRGTLSQLLGWKVWVRGAKAFFSGHRIGKLEGDGLQMPGVFLVRDGRVVMRFKHSNAAERPDYAALCRSSPSA
- a CDS encoding DUF2256 domain-containing protein — translated: MRGVKKQHLPEKVCAACGRPFLWRKKWERVWDEVKYCSQACRSRSRLRRTLGSIPASVPGKLFVSPS
- a CDS encoding DNA metabolism protein, whose translation is MHTARIKPTLESWREEARALLVRRVPPDAVLWFDASDEPSLFPAESSPPPAAVSPTPRVSAAFMELARTVAAHTDERRWGLLYRLLWRMTHGGERALLNVPTDADVRLAEQWRQAVSRAIHKMHAFVRFRLTGKDEATGREQFVAWFEPEHRIVRLAAPFFEKRFAGMDWSILTPVECAHWDGERLHFTPGVPPSAAPNEDALEDLWRTYFKSIFNPARLKVKMMQQEMPKRYWKNLPEAPLIPELIAASSVRVRTMLATEGLEVKPAPRNAYLESLPRKDHPEP
- a CDS encoding putative DNA modification/repair radical SAM protein, yielding MDLQRKLEILADAAKYDASCASSGAARKDSRGSQGVGSTGGAGICHSYAPDGRCISLLKVLLTNACLYDCHYCINRRSSNVQRARFTPEEVVQLTLDFYKRNYIEGLFLSSGIIQSADHTMELVIEVARKLREEHLFRGYIHLKTIPEASPALIERAGRYADRISINIELPTQAGLTRLAPEKNLARTQAAMGHIHGKIEERLADKRKPEAPKPPPFATGQSTQMLVGADESTDADILQRADALYTGYRLRRVYYSGFSPIPEPSKVLPIKPPPLVREHRLYQADWLLRFYDFKVGEIVTPDAPHLDLALDPKLSWALRNRAQFPADINRAPRETLLRVPGLGARNVDRILAARRHCRLRLVDLLRLRVPMKKVLPFIIAADHTPAHLDLDGDSLRQRFLPPPQQMELSLAGPPPTAADNASVLTGEL
- a CDS encoding DUF429 domain-containing protein — encoded protein: MRVAGVDVGAEKKGFHIVMLDGNSAKCFHRETPNEVRFLCALAGVVAIDAPCSWACPRVSPTGRSRQAERDLKTHRGIQSFYTPTRARALANQKQHYDWMFNGESLWRALRAQVRNRPMRLIETFPHGIACALRGQVLSAKDKRHDRRHLIQRLGYELDQPTSIDYLDATLCAHAAICFAQGKFEEFGDATEGCIVLPTWGALPD
- a CDS encoding DUF2071 domain-containing protein, translating into MTPPTHEQREAVRQRPAGCSVGHQRWSDLLFAHWQVDPASVQATLPAGLHCDTHEGRAYIGIVPFFMGRIRPAFLPPLPWLSWFLELNVRTYVHDEQGRPGVWFYSLDCNQPVAVQIARRFFRLPYFHACMNARRYHGVIDYHCQRRGSPEARYCWTGPGDMQIAVPGSLEFFLLERYALFTADSEGRIYTGRVHHEPYRYAATEAEALSTEPARLAGFDLKGEPCSLLAAKHVEVEIFALREAPP
- a CDS encoding peroxiredoxin, which produces MKDVTELTGKKAPAFKAPVIGGSYQEGATVSLTDLKGQTVVLYFYPKDNTPGCTVQACALRDGWSRIQQKAAVFGVSVDSPKSHASFIKRQSLPFPLISDEAKEIVQAYGVWVEKSMYGKKYMGTERSTVIIGPDGKVKAVLRKVQPAEHLDLVLQALE
- a CDS encoding FAD-dependent oxidoreductase, translating into MSLRIAIIGAGMAGVSAGRLLADQGHEVTLLEKSRGWGGRCATKRWEGHIVDHGAQYFTLRHPEFSAAVQQACGEALCRITAPVLDEHGAPLPDTGRYYHREGNSRVVRSLASGLNLRTETTVTDARALRSEYDHVISTAPLPQTAALFGQTIPAEYIPCLTVLLAYRGEPTGLCREAYALSDHSSDLAWSACENHKAGRIGAGCTVMVAQMSEAFSRRHLESPPTDYPGLVRSMVERRWGLASENLLAALGHRWRYARVAQSHAAPTLPERCSFAGDALAASRVEDAWLAGRAAARKIISSQSNHTDHIHPP
- a CDS encoding cryptochrome/photolyase family protein; translated protein: MNFHPQTRPRHLVLVLGDQLNQDSAAFDGFNPACDAVWMAEVAEESTRVWSHKSRVAMFLSAMRHFRDTLRSRGVTVHYRQLQDAPNSGNLCGELTAATSGLRPQGLIWVQPGEWRVQSSLESTARALGVDFEVRPDRHFFCSTEEFAQHARGRKQLRMEFFYRELRRRHRVLMDGDEPEGGAWNFDSENRESFGKNGPDTLRPQPRRFEPDAVTREVLDLVNKRFARHPGKLDDFDWPVTTADAELALQDFIKHRLPEFGRWQDAMWTSEPWLYHSRLSAAMNLKLLDPRRVIAAAEKAFRKGRAPLADVEGLIRQILGWREYVRGIYWLHMPGYLERNALNAHHPLPAFYWTGETDMACLRDAIGQTLRYGYAHHIQRLMVTGLFALLWGAHPQRVHEWYLAVYVDAVEWVELPNTLGMSQYADGGVMASKPYIASGKYLQRMSNFCAGCRYDPAQRTGPKACPFTTLYWDFLLRHETMLGKNPRTVMQVRNAARLTPAQRREITDQADRLRAAIPAAT